CAGCTCTTCGTCGCTCAGCGTGATGTTGGCGAAGATGAGGTCCTTCGCGAAGTGGTAGTCCCCCACCACGCGCCGCTGGAAGAGCTCGCCCTGGAGCAGTTCCTGCTGCTGGCGGAAGCGCGAGAGCAGGAAGAACATCTGCGTCTGGAAGGCATAGCGCGCCGGGTCGGCGTAGAAGCTGGCGAGGAAGGGGTTCTCCTCGACGGCCTCCAGGTTGAGCCGCGCGTCGAAGCGCTCGGCGAGCAGGCGGGCGAGGCTGGTCTTGCCCACGCCGATCACGCCCTCGACGACGAGGTAGCCGGGGAGCTGCCCCCTAGCCGCGCTCGGCCGTGCACCCATCGGCAGGCTCCTGGTCGTCAAGTCGCCACCACCCTTCGGCGCACCCGGCGGGCGGCGCGAGCCGCGTCACCGGCTGCGACTCGCCGAGGGCGGCCAGCATCTCGTCCACGCGGCGCCCGGAATCGGGGTGCCGCCAGTGGGGCTTCAGCTCGGCCAGGGGCGCGAGCACGAAGCGGCGCCGCGCCAGCCCGGGGTGCGGCAGGCAGAGCCCCGGCCGGGCGCAGCGCAGGTCGTCGTAGTAGAGCAGGTCGATGTCCAGCACCCGCGGCCGGCGCGGCCCGCCCGCGGGCCGACCGGCCGCCCGCTCCAGGGCCTGGCAGCCCGCGAGGAGGCGCTCGGGCCTCAGCGCGCACTCGCCCAGCGCGCAGAGGTTCAGATAGCGCGGCTGCGG
The sequence above is a segment of the bacterium genome. Coding sequences within it:
- a CDS encoding deoxynucleoside kinase gives rise to the protein MGARPSAARGQLPGYLVVEGVIGVGKTSLARLLAERFDARLNLEAVEENPFLASFYADPARYAFQTQMFFLLSRFRQQQELLQGELFQRRVVGDYHFAKDLIFANITLSDEELALYKQVAGVLAPRVPRPELVVYLQASVESLLERIARRGRRMEKDIEPRYLATLAEAYNHYFFHYRESPLLVVNTDNVNFVAHPEHFEDLVRRILTPFEGTLYYVPNWEP
- the folK gene encoding 2-amino-4-hydroxy-6-hydroxymethyldihydropteridine diphosphokinase gives rise to the protein MNAEVALSLGSNLGDRREQLAAALRGLEGGLLTGLRVSSLYETAPVEVGEPQPRYLNLCALGECALRPERLLAGCQALERAAGRPAGGPRRPRVLDIDLLYYDDLRCARPGLCLPHPGLARRRFVLAPLAELKPHWRHPDSGRRVDEMLAALGESQPVTRLAPPAGCAEGWWRLDDQEPADGCTAERG